The following proteins are encoded in a genomic region of Dioscorea cayenensis subsp. rotundata cultivar TDr96_F1 chromosome 8, TDr96_F1_v2_PseudoChromosome.rev07_lg8_w22 25.fasta, whole genome shotgun sequence:
- the LOC120266319 gene encoding uncharacterized protein LOC120266319: MGVISGLVGFVVVAFSLVMVVLVPLFEAQACLPWLYPPLLVDLNHYYSEQYDDYLTIKRPGFFVGLAWLELLFLWPLSITNLYGILARKPWVNTTTLMAGVSSLTAMGAVMGEVLNNYTEIEALLLLLERYIPYIVFSFFAILYSFLPSISRWWGVPL, translated from the exons ATGGGTGTCATTTCTGGGCTGGTAGGCTTCGTTGTGGTGGCCTTCTCgctggtgatggtggtgttggtgCCGCTGTTCGAGGCGCAGGCATGCTTACCCTGGCTATACCCGCCGCTGCTGGTGGATCTGAACCACTATTACTCAGAGCAGTATGATGACTACTTGACAATCAAGAGGCCAGGCTTCTTTGTCGGCCTCGCCTGGCTGGAGCTCCTCTTCCTCTGGCCTCTTTCCATCACCAACTTGTACGGCATCCTCGCTCGCAAGCCCTGGGTCAACACCACAACTCTTATGGCTGGAGTCTCTTCACTCACTGCCATG gGGGCAGTGATGGGGGAAGTGTTGAATAACTACACTGAAATTGAAGCTTTACTGTTATTGCTGGAAAGGTACATCCCTTACATtgttttctccttctttgctATCTTGTATAGCTTCCTCCCATCAATCTCAAGATGGTGGGGTGTTCCATTATGA
- the LOC120266318 gene encoding LOW QUALITY PROTEIN: sigma intracellular receptor 2-like (The sequence of the model RefSeq protein was modified relative to this genomic sequence to represent the inferred CDS: deleted 1 base in 1 codon), with protein MGVLSWLVSGVVVLFSAVLAVAVPLIDAQTAFSSSLYPAQLVELKSWYAEQYGDYLMKEKPGFFLGLVWVEILLLWPLSIANVYGILSGKRWAATTSLMTGVSAGTSMAALMGELIGSGRASNKLLQMYFPFVFFAIFAVIRGLMPLFEDDAAPEDSNNSKKRD; from the exons ATGGGGGTGCTCTCATGGCTGGTGAGCGGCGTGGTGGTGCTCTTCTCGGCGGTGCTGGCCGTGGCGGTGCCGCTCATTGACGCGCAGACG GCTTTCTCCTCGTCGCTGTACCCGGCCCAGCTCGTGGAGCTCAAAAGCTGGTACGCTGAGCAGTATGGTGACTATTTGATGAAGGAGAAGCCGGGCTTCTTTCTTGGCCTCGTATGGGTTGAGATTCTCTTGCTCTGGCCCCTCTCCATCGCCAATGTCTATGGAATCCTCTCAGGCAAGCGCTGGGCTGCAACCACATCGCTCATGACTGGCGTCTCCGCTGGGACCTCCATG GCTGCACTGATGGGGGAGCTAATAGGTTCTGGTAGAGCTTCAAACAAGCTGCTGCAAATGTATTTCCCATTTGTGTTCTTTGCCATCTTTGCCGTTATTCGAGGATTAATGCCCTTATTTGAGGATGATGCTGCTCCTGAAGACTCAAATAATTCGAAGAAGAGAGATTAA
- the LOC120266464 gene encoding 60S ribosomal protein L44-like, with protein sequence MVNVPKTKKTYCKNKECKKHTLHKVTQYKKGKDSLSVQGKRRYDRKQSGYGGQTKPVFHKKAKTTKKIVLKLQCQSCKHVSQHPIKRCKHFEIGGDKKGKGTSLF encoded by the exons ATG GTGAATGttccaaaaacaaagaagacTTACTGCAAGAACAAGGAGTGCAAGAAGCACACCTTGCACAAGGTTACCCAGTACAAGAAGGGTAAAGATAGCCTTTCTGTCCAAGGAAAGCGTCGGTATGACCGAAAGCAGTCCGGTTATGGTGGACAGACAAAGCCTGTTTTCCACAAGAAG GCTAAAACCACCAAGAAAATTGTGTTGAAACTGCAATGCCAAAGTTGCAAGCATGTATCACAGCACCCAATCAAG AGATGCAAACATTTTGAGATTGGTGGAGACAAGAAGGGAAAGGGCACGTCTCTCTTTTAG
- the LOC120266597 gene encoding LOW QUALITY PROTEIN: septum-promoting GTP-binding protein 1-like (The sequence of the model RefSeq protein was modified relative to this genomic sequence to represent the inferred CDS: deleted 2 bases in 2 codons) gives MTLVWRHHRTTIVRLDIDWSFVLRFGVLRRFFRFLWDQLLSCSSPSLCGARLRYHRLKLKSCFHEPQVDDVSEAATLVTPASSHFSGDLSDVLALKVSLLGDCHIGKTSFMNKYVGEMNQDEQKGLQMNGLNLMDKTMVVRGARIVFSIWDVGGDQRCVDHVPIACKDAVAILIMFDLTTRSTLNNSINWYLRARKWNKTAIPVLIGTKFDDFVQLPPEMQWTIVNEARASAKAMNATLFFSSATHNINVNKIFKFITAKLFNLPWNVERNLTIGEPIIDF, from the exons ATGACTCTTGTCTGGCGCCACCACCGGACCACCATCGTCCGGCTTGACATTGACTGGTCTTTTGTTCTCCGGTTTGGTGTTCTCCGCCGGTTCTTTCGCTTTCTCTGGGATCAATTACTCTCTTGCTCTTCACCTTCCCTTTGTGGTGCTCGGCTTCGCTACCATCGTCTCAAACTAAAGTCTTGCTTTCATGAGCCTCAGGTTGATGATGTCTCGGAGGCGGCCACTTTGGTCACCCCAGCCTCATCTCACTTTTCCGGTGATCTTTCCGACGTCTTGGCTCTCAAGGTTAGCCTTCTTGGTGATTGCCACATTGGAAAGACCAGCTTCAtg AATAAGTATGTTGGGGAGATGAATCAGGATGAACAGAAGGGGTTGCAGATGAATGGATTGAATTTGATGGATAAGACTATGGTGGTTAGAGGAGCTCGTATTGTTTTTAGTATTTGGGATGTTGGAg GTGATCAAAGATGTGTTGATCATGTCCCTATAGCTTGTAAAGATGCAGTGGCTATTCTTATCATGTTTGATCTTACTACAAGGTCTACTCTTAATAACTCTATTAATTGGTATTTAAGAGCAAGAAAATGGAACAAG ACAGCAATTCCTGTTCTAATTGGGACAAAGTTTGATGACTTTGTTCAGCTTCCACCTGAAATGCAATGGACAATAGTAAATGAG GCAAGAGCAAGTGCAAAGGCCATGAATGCAACACTGTTCTTCTCAAGTGCAACACATAATATAAATGTAAACAAGATATTC AAGTTCATCACAGCCAAGCTCTTCAATCTGCCATGG AATGTGGAGAGAAATCTTACAATTGGAGAGCCAATTATAGATTTTTAA
- the LOC120266970 gene encoding glutamate receptor 3.4-like, whose protein sequence is MGSVPVLALCFLFILIGAKAGNQNGTIGFSRPKALSLGALFTLNSTIGKAAKFAIELAVGDVNNDPSVLPGTRLNVIIQDTNCSGFLGIIEAFQIMEKDVVAVVGPQSSMLAHVISNIVNELHVPLLSFAATDPTLDSLQYSYFIRTIHSDYYQMNAIADVIQFYEWREVIAIFVDDDYGRSGITALGDALAKKRTKISYKAAIPPNADRTTINDVLVQVNLMESRVYVVHVNPDSGMTVFSIAKRLGMMTSGYVWIATDWLASVLDSSENPSPNTMNLIQGALTLRHYTPNTVLKRRFVSRWRDLLRKGKTTSSLNAYGLYAYDTIWMAAYAIDRLLNEGANLSFSGDPSFHDTNGSHLHLSSLRTFDSGNKLLEQLLSSNFTGLTGQLQFDSDKHLIHPAYEILNIGGTGTRRIGYWSNYSSLSVVTPEALYGKPLNTSSTRKQLYDVIWPGETTTKPRGWVFPNNGKPLRIGVPYRASYTDFVTKDNGPDNVKGYCIDVFIAALKLVPYPVPHTFILFGNGSANPSYNELVQKVADNTFDAAVGDISIVTNRTRIVDFTQPYTESGLVIVATVKELSTSPWAFLKPFTFQMWCVTGAFFLFIGLVVWILEHRTNDEFRGPPRQQIVTIFWFSFSTMFFAHRENTVSTLGRVVLIIWLFVVMIINSSYTASLTSILTVQQLSSKIEGLDSLISSSDPIGYQVGSFAKNYLMEELNIAESRLVVLKRPEDYARALDLGPKAEGGVAAIVDELPYVELFLSSYCRFKTVGQEFTKSGWGFAFQRDSPLAVDLSTAILELSENGDLQKIHDEWLTTNDCSSPDDVIESNRLSLKSFWGLFLICGIACVGAVIMFFIKLCLQSIKYPGEEIESGSIESTPSERRPSRLPSIQSLLTVFDKRETIVKEAIKKTKSDKRLQNCQSSDFSSD, encoded by the exons ATGGGGTCAGTGCCTGTCCTGGCGTTGTGCTTCTTGTTTATTCTCATTGGAGCAAAGGCTGGGAACCAGAATGGCACTATAGGTTTTTCCAGGCCAAAAGCCTTGAGTCTAGGGGCTCTTTTCACTTTGAATTCAACCATTGGGAAGGCTGCCAAGTTTGCTATTGAGCTTGCTGTTGGTGATGTGAATAACGATCCAAGTGTTCTCCCTGGGACACGGCTGAATGTGATCATACAGGACACAAATTGCAGTGGATTTCTTGGAATCATAGAAG CCTTTCAGATTATGGAGAAAGATGTAGTCGCAGTAGTAGGTCCTCAATCCTCTATGCTAGCTCATGTGATTTCTAACATCGTTAATGAACTTCATGTGCCACTCCTTTCGTTCGCTGCCACCGATCCGACTCTTGATTCATTGCAGTATTCTTATTTCATTCGGACAATTCACAGTGACTATTACCAGATGAATGCTATAGCTGACGTGATTCAATTCTATGAATGGAGAGAGGTCATTgctatttttgttgatgatgattatgGGAGAAGTGGTATAACTGCATTAGGTGATGCTCTTGCAAAGAAACGCACGAAGATCTCATACAAGGCAGCTATTCCTCCCAATGCCGACAGGACAACAATCAACGATGTTTTAGTACAAGTGAACCTAATGGAGTCAAGGGTTTATGTCGTGCATGTAAACCCTGACTCTGGTATGACAGTTTTTTCGATTGCCAAACGTCTAGGGATGATGACTAGTGGCTATGTATGGATAGCAACAGATTGGCTTGCTTCTGTTTTGGATTCTTCAGAGAATCCTAGTCCTAACACAATGAATCTTATTCAAGGGGCACTTACTCTTCGGCATTACACTCCTAATACTGTTCTCAAGCGAAGGTTCGTGTCAAGATGGCGTGATTTACTTCGAAAAGGAAAAACTACGTCGAGTTTAAATGCTTATGGGCTTTATGCATATGATACAATATGGATGGCTGCGTATGCAATTGATCGGTTATTGAATGAAGGAGCAAATCTTTCTTTCTCGGGTGATCCCTCATTCCATGATACAAATGGAAGTCACCTGCATTTATCATCACTTCGCACCTTTGACAGTGGAAACAAGTTACTCGAGCAATTGCTGTCCTCAAATTTTACAGGTCTAACTGGTCAACTGCAATTCGATTCAGACAAGCACTTGATTCATCCAGCATATGAAATTCTGAATATCGGTGGAACGGGTACCCGGAGAATTGGGTACTGGTCTAACTATTCTAGTCTTTCTGTAGTGACTCCTGAAGCTTTGTATGGAAAGCCTCTAAATACCTCATCAACTAGAAAACAGCTTTATGATGTTATTTGGCCTGGTGAAACTACAACAAAACCCCGGGGATGGGTCTTTCCTAACAATGGAAAGCCTTTGAGGATTGGGGTCCCTTACCGGGCGAGCTATACGGATTTTGTTACAAAGGATAATGGCCCTGACAATGTTAAGGGCTATTGCATCGATGTTTTTATTGCTGCGCTTAAGTTGGTACCTTATCCAGTTCCACACACTTTCATTCTATTTGGAAATGGTTCTGCTAATCCCAGTTACAATGAACTCGTACAGAAGGTGGCTGATAAT ACATTTGATGCAGCTGTAGGAGATATTTCAATTGTCACAAACAGAACAAGAATTGTCGATTTTACTCAACCTTACACTGAATCAGGCCTTGTTATAGTTGCTACAGTCAAAGAGCTGAGTACAAGTCCTTGGGCGTTCCTTAAACCATTCACATTTCAGATGTGGTGTGTTACTGgggctttctttcttttcattggaTTAGTTGTTTGGATTCTTGAACATCGTACAAATGATGAGTTTCGTGGACCTCCAAGACAACAAATTGTGACAATATTCTG GTTTAGTTTCTCAACAATGTTTTTTGCGCACA GAGAAAACACTGTGAGCACTCTTGGACGGGTTGTGTTGATCATATGGCTTTTCGTCGTGATGATTATTAATTCAAGTTACACTGCAAGCTTGACATCAATCCTCACAGTTCAGCAACTCTCATCAAAGATCGAAGGCCTTGATAGCTTGATCTCAAGCTCTGATCCAATCGGATACCAAGTTGGCTCCTTTGCAAAGAATTATTTGATGGAAGAGCTTAACATAGCTGAGTCCAGATTGGTGGTACTGAAACGACCTGAAGACTATGCCCGAGCTCTCGATCTTGGACCGAAAGCAGAGGGAGGTGTTGCTGCCATTGTCGATGAGCTTCCTTACGTCGAACTCTTTCTGTCAAGTTACTGCAGGTTTAAGACAGTTGGTCAGGAATTCACCAAAAGTGGATGGGGATtt GCATTTCAGAGAGACTCTCCTCTTGCAGTGGACTTATCAACTGCCATCCTAGAACTTTCGGAAAATGGCGATCTACAAAAGATACACGATGAGTGGTTGACGACAAATGATTGTTCGTCGCCAGACGATGTGATTGAATCAAACAGACTTAGTCTAAAGAGCTTCTGGGGGCTGTTCTTGATATGCGGCATTGCCTGTGTTGGTGCAGTAATTATGTTCTTCATCAAACTTTGTTTACAATCCATTAAGTATCCTGGCGAGGAAATTGAGTCAGGATCAATTGAGTCAACTCCGAGTGAAAGACGGCCATCACGCTTGCCTAGCATCCAGAGTTTACTGACAGTGTTTGATAAGAGGGAAACAATTGTGAAGGAAGCCATCAAGAAGACAAAAAGTGATAAACGACTGCAGAACTGTCAAAGCTCAGATTTTTCTTCTGATTAA